The following are from one region of the Ignavibacteriota bacterium genome:
- a CDS encoding cytochrome C, protein MFAQISPGDLTSFHANLEGISNCTKCHELGEQVNNSKCLDCHTEINTRISSGSGYHSSSGVKGKNCSNCHSEHHGRNFRIVNFKSESFNHEKTGFSLTGKHDNIDCNECHKSDFISDSNLKKRKNTYLGLSTDCSACHEDYHQKTLGENCSSCHNSESFKPAIKFDHSSAAFKLTGAHQKVECSGCHKIQNKNGKEFQTFKGIPFQNCNSCHKDVHNGSFGQNCSGCHQTSSFRQLLTGSFDHSKTKFPLAGKHKSVNCNNCHKAPSGYKMQFALCTDCHTDYHKGQFIVNNVTENCADCHSENGFKPSLYTLEKHNKSQFQLTGGHLATPCESCHYQQNIWHFKGIGITCVSCHENIHKNELKVEYLPENNCSFCHQTVSWNTISFDHNRTSFVLQGKHSYISCGSCHRKIEEEISSIIFTSLNKECETCHKDIHFDQFKVEGISDCSRCHTFENWTPEKFDHNKTNFSLEGAHHKVECAGCHPKVELNGNTFIKFKLDDFKCAACHKK, encoded by the coding sequence CTGTTCGCACAGATCTCTCCCGGCGATCTAACAAGTTTTCATGCTAACCTTGAAGGAATAAGTAATTGCACAAAATGTCATGAACTTGGTGAACAGGTTAACAATTCAAAATGCCTTGATTGTCATACTGAAATAAACACGAGGATTAGTTCAGGTTCTGGTTACCATTCCAGTTCCGGGGTAAAAGGTAAAAATTGTTCAAACTGCCACAGCGAACATCACGGAAGAAATTTTAGAATAGTAAACTTCAAGTCGGAATCATTTAATCACGAGAAGACAGGATTCAGCTTAACAGGAAAACACGACAATATTGATTGCAATGAATGTCACAAGTCAGATTTCATTTCGGATTCAAATCTGAAAAAAAGAAAAAATACTTATCTTGGTTTGAGTACGGATTGTTCTGCCTGTCACGAAGATTATCATCAAAAAACCCTTGGTGAAAATTGCAGCAGTTGTCATAACTCAGAATCATTTAAACCTGCAATAAAATTTGATCACTCTTCGGCTGCGTTTAAATTAACCGGTGCGCATCAGAAAGTAGAGTGCAGTGGCTGTCATAAAATTCAAAATAAAAACGGAAAAGAATTTCAGACATTTAAAGGAATTCCTTTTCAAAATTGTAACTCATGTCATAAAGATGTTCATAACGGAAGCTTTGGACAGAATTGTTCAGGTTGTCATCAAACATCAAGTTTCAGGCAATTGCTTACTGGCTCATTTGACCACAGTAAAACAAAATTTCCATTGGCAGGAAAACATAAATCTGTTAATTGCAACAACTGTCACAAAGCACCATCCGGTTATAAAATGCAATTTGCTCTCTGTACTGACTGCCACACAGATTATCACAAAGGACAATTCATCGTTAACAATGTCACAGAGAATTGTGCTGACTGCCATTCTGAAAATGGATTCAAACCCTCATTATATACATTGGAGAAGCATAACAAATCACAATTTCAACTTACAGGTGGTCATTTAGCTACGCCTTGTGAAAGCTGCCACTATCAGCAAAATATCTGGCACTTTAAAGGTATAGGAATTACGTGTGTTAGCTGTCATGAAAACATTCATAAAAATGAGTTAAAAGTCGAATATCTTCCTGAAAATAATTGCAGTTTTTGTCACCAAACTGTAAGCTGGAATACTATATCATTTGATCACAACAGAACCTCTTTCGTTTTGCAAGGAAAACACAGCTATATTTCCTGTGGCTCGTGCCATCGAAAAATTGAGGAAGAAATTTCATCAATTATTTTTACTTCGTTAAATAAAGAATGTGAGACTTGCCATAAAGATATTCACTTTGATCAATTTAAAGTTGAAGGAATTTCTGATTGCAGCAGATGCCATACTTTTGAAAACTGGACGCCCGAAAAATTTGATCATAACAAAACAAATTTTAGTTTGGAAGGTGCTCATCACAAAGTGGAATGTGCCGGATGTCATCCAAAAGTAGAATTAAATGGGAATACTTTTATCAAATTCAAATTAGATGATTTTAAATGCGCTGCTTGTCACAAAAAATAA